In Zingiber officinale cultivar Zhangliang chromosome 1A, Zo_v1.1, whole genome shotgun sequence, the DNA window TGTTGAGCTCCTCGGGAGTCTCTATAAAATTTAGATCATCGACATATACTATCACAATTGCAAAACCTTCTTTCGTCTTTTTTGCAAAATACAGGGACAAATAGCATTCTTTGTATAACTTTCTTGTAATAAGTATTCACTAGACAATTGTACTACATGCACCCTAattgctttaatccatataatGATTTTTACAACTTTATTGAGAATATAGTCTTGGGAGTTACATCATTTTCTTTTGGTGATTTGAATCCTTCAGAGATTTTCATGTATATATCATTATCGAGTGAATCATATAGATATGTAGTGACTACATCCATAAGTCGCATGCCCAATTTTCCAAACTATCAAAAATTGAAAAGTAATGGCATCTATCATAAATGAatatgtttcctcataattgattcctaCATATCTCTATGAGAAACCTTGAGCTATAAGTCTAGCTTTGTATCTCATAATTTCacctttttcaaatattttttcataCGACACCCATTTATATCCTACTAGAATTACATCCTTAGGTATTTGAACTATAAACCTAAAGACTTTTTTACATTTCTTTAAAGATTCTAGTTTAGTCTATATAGCCACCTTCCATTTTAGATATAATTCCTAAGATTCTTGTCAACCaacttttgatttattattatgtTTGTCTTAACTGCTTTCATTGTTGTACAATATATTCTAGATGGGAGTGtatataatcttttttttttatttacttctagcccgatataatatataaaaatattcaatattatttttatttaatgtttCAATATGATATCCATGTGAACAGATGTCTTTAAATCTAATAACGAAGGCATAACATGAAAACATTTAAACGTAAGTGGAAATGTTATACACAATAATTCTGTTGAATAGAATCAATTACAACACTCAAATACACCATCAATCCTATTTAAACTTCAAATCAATGCTCAAATGCTCCAAATAGAAAGAGGTCATGGGCTGCAGGAGTGAAAAATAAAAGGAACGGACAAACGACAACGAATCAGCAACGCTTCCTCCAGCTCCATAGACACCCTTACAATGGAAACAGGGGAGGTTGACAACGGGTAAAACGATTACTGCAACTCACTATGATTCATTACAACAATACAAAACCTAAACGAATATCAAATCACGGTTTCTAAGAATACTTTTTCTTGACTTTTTCTCTTTAGTTTGTCTTGAAATGTCAGCATTGAACACCCTTCCGACAGCGCAGGGCGCCTGCATCAACAGTGATGGAGCCAACCATGGAGGAAGACTTTGCTCCAAGGCTTGACGCCTTCGCATAGCTCGCAGAGGCTCCAGCCCCGGAGGGGGTGAAGTAGGCTCCATTCAGCAGCATGTCGCCCTCTGATCTCCAGTTCCAACTCTTCCACACACTTGAATCTGTATCAACTCTCTTGGTTACCTGTTTGACGTGAATCCGTGGAACAATTAGTTAGAATCAAAATCAAATTGAATCAAATGTTCAACTGTTCACCTCCTTAGCGAAACGGTTGGTCGGAGCAAGGTATCTGTTGCCTTGGCTGTTAATGGTCGGATCAGCACTGCCACCAATGGCATACATCTCCCAGTGCGTGTAGTCATTGTTCACCACATGGAAGTAGCCGTGCCTGCACCTGTGGTTTTATCGCCTAATAATCAGAATGGCTTCACTAGGAGTTCGATGGAAGTAGACGTCCGAGCGAGTAAAGCAGAAAGCTGCAGTCTTAGCTAGCTTAAAAGGATTGGTTACCTTGGCATTCTCTGAATTAAACCTTCTCCAAAATGGTTGTAGGCGATGGTAACTTGCATAATTTTGTCCCTCACATAAGAATCACTATGGCCCAACAGCATCACCTGCAAAAAAATTGACCGTTGTGTCCGTATTAGAGCAATGGTATACAGAGCAGCTTTGCATGTGTTGGTACAAGAAAAGGGAGGAGATTGGACTACCTCGTTATGGTGGGTGAGGTAATTGTTCGATATGGTAATGGCAGTGGAACCCATAACGGCGTCGACAAGGCCATCGGCGCAGTTGGAGAGAGAGTTGTGGTCGACCCAGATGTGGCTGGCCCCGAAGATGGACACCCCGTCGCCGTCGGCCATGGTGCGCCAGCCGTAGTGGGAGGGGGAGCTACGGACCATAGCGTTGCCGGTGGGCTTACAGTCGTGGATGTGGAGACCATGAATGATGATGTTGGTAACAAACTGGATGGTGACGCAGGCGCCATTGGCGATGTGCACGTTGGCGCCGCGCCCGTCGATGGTCTTGAAGCTGTTCATGATGAGCTCCTGGGTGAGGGTGATCACCATGTCGCGCTCAAACACGATCCAGAGGGGCTCCTCTTGGATGACGGCGTAGCGGAGGGTGCCCGGCCGCGGGTTCACAGGGTCGTCGTCCCCGGGGTCGGTCACTACGTAGACCTCACCGTCCCGACCGCCGAGCGCGTTGCGACCAAAGCCGATCCCGCAATCGGCCAAGCGCTTACGGTTTTGATGCCATTCAGGGTCACAGCGCCAGCAGTCGTCGATGGGGTTGCCAGTGGAGCACGACAAGTAGCCGAGGTTGCGGCGAGCTGTGCTGTTCTGTATCATTCTGTcacaaattcaattttcaaagaaAACAAATAGTTAGAAATTCCTCCAAAGATTGAACGTGCAGAACTGGATGCGGCTGCACGGGGGTTGTTGCAATGTCAGTACTTCTCTCATCGGGGAGTGAACCGACAAGGCCATGTGCCAACCATGTTCAGCGGGCAATGGATTTGCAGGGTGCCACTTGGGTCAATTATGGAATAACACAGAAGAAGACAGGAAATTGTACAAAGAGCGAAATGGAGTGCAAAGCTGTACAAACGAGAAACTGAGGTAGTTTTGCATTTACCAGCCATTAAATACCTTGGACTGGAATTTCAGACAAGGTCAATAAATGATCTTTGACAGAGGGGAACTGTTTGGAAAGGCAACGCCCAAGGAGCACCCATGTCGCAGCCA includes these proteins:
- the LOC122038503 gene encoding probable pectate lyase 8; translation: MGRRLSFLVLGLFVLVIGDTVCASRAGAVAPTSRGLRASAAYESLSLTAKSVAERQAVVGAVDDPDLVASEVHIMIQNSTARRNLGYLSCSTGNPIDDCWRCDPEWHQNRKRLADCGIGFGRNALGGRDGEVYVVTDPGDDDPVNPRPGTLRYAVIQEEPLWIVFERDMVITLTQELIMNSFKTIDGRGANVHIANGACVTIQFVTNIIIHGLHIHDCKPTGNAMVRSSPSHYGWRTMADGDGVSIFGASHIWVDHNSLSNCADGLVDAVMGSTAITISNNYLTHHNEVMLLGHSDSYVRDKIMQVTIAYNHFGEGLIQRMPRCRHGYFHVVNNDYTHWEMYAIGGSADPTINSQGNRYLAPTNRFAKEVTKRVDTDSSVWKSWNWRSEGDMLLNGAYFTPSGAGASASYAKASSLGAKSSSMVGSITVDAGALRCRKGVQC